In the Topomyia yanbarensis strain Yona2022 chromosome 3, ASM3024719v1, whole genome shotgun sequence genome, one interval contains:
- the LOC131691760 gene encoding lipase 3-like isoform X2: MKVIPQLVLIVIPSFIRTETSCGVSESGDDGRLLANETFEPRARRIRRLSSDYERDLVMDTIQAADYPANVHVVVTKDSYILKLHRIPDPALEEDTDDDKVESESPTDNDVATFRGVVLLMHGMFSTAADFVVTGPENGLAFILADAGYDVWLGNARGTRFSRKNLNLNPKSAAFWDFSWHEIGINDLPAMIDYILLHTKQRKLFYIGHNQGVTAMLALLSEKPAYNRKIIAVTGKFQQFDYKNFVENFQRYKQGKPPYYDLSKVTIPFTLFYGTKDFFSSSKDFKKLIRSLPNVATFNEIPGWTHMDFIYNTQIYVNVYSKILESMKNCTNI, encoded by the exons ATGAAAGTTATTCCGCAATTAGTTTTAATTGTAATACCGAGCTTTATCCGTACCGAAACCAGCTGTGGTGTTTCGGAGAGTGGCGATGATGGCCGTTTATTGGCTAACGAGACCTTCGAGCCCCGGGCCAGGAGAATCCGGCGGTTGTCGTCCGACTACGAGCGGGATTTAGTG ATGGATACAATTCAAGCAGCAGATTACCCGGCAAATGTGCACGTGGTCGTGACGAAGGATTCCTATATCCTCAAGCTGCATCGTATTCCGGATCCAGCCCTCGAGGAAGACACCGACGATGACAAAGTAGAGAGCGAATCCCCAACTGATAACGATGTTGCTACTTTTCGCGGAGTCGTTCTGCTAATGCACGGTATGTTTTCCACGGCAGCAGATTTCGTTGTTACTGGGCCGGAAAATGGACTCGCATTCATTCTCGCCGATGCCGGATACGATGTTTGGTTGGGGAACGCCCGTGGGACACGTTTTTCACGGAAAAATCTTAATCTAAACCCAAAATCTGCCGCGTTCTGGGATTTCAG CTGGCATGAAATTGGAATCAACGACCTACCGGCAATGATTGATTACATCCTGCTGCATACGAAGCAGCGCAAGCTATTCTACATTGGTCACAATCAAGGTGTGACTGCAATGCTGGCATTACTTTCTGAAAAACCAGCCTACAACCGGAAAATCATCGCCGTTACCG GAAAATTTCAACAATTCGATTACAAAAACTTCGTCGAAAATTTCCAGCGATACAAGCAGGGAAAACCTCCATATTACGATCTGTCGAAAGTGACTATTCCCTTCACATTGTTCTACGGTACAAAAGACTTCTTCAGTTCCTCTAAG GATTTCAAGAAGTTGATTCGCTCTCTACCGAACGTGGCTACCTTCAACGAGATACCTGGCTGGACTCACATGGATTTTATTTACAACACGCAGATCTACGTAAATGTGTACAGCAAAATACTAGAATCGATGAAAAATTGCACAAATATTTGA
- the LOC131691760 gene encoding lipase 3-like isoform X1, with the protein MKVIPQLVLIVIPSFIRTETSCGVSESGDDGRLLANETFEPRARRIRRLSSDYERDLVMDTIQAADYPANVHVVVTKDSYILKLHRIPDPALEEDTDDDKVESESPTDNDVATFRGVVLLMHGMFSTAADFVVTGPENGLAFILADAGYDVWLGNARGTRFSRKNLNLNPKSAAFWDFSWHEIGINDLPAMIDYILLHTKQRKLFYIGHNQGVTAMLALLSEKPAYNRKIIAVTGMAPLVFLGNGNIAVAQQLAKFNDQLWLTLKSLNIFELTPSEKVLKFLGSTVCSEAVFTGAMCFDLLTTIFGYSSEQAKLLLPGLMDNLVTGISTKQLIHYGQLMETRKFQQFDYKNFVENFQRYKQGKPPYYDLSKVTIPFTLFYGTKDFFSSSKDFKKLIRSLPNVATFNEIPGWTHMDFIYNTQIYVNVYSKILESMKNCTNI; encoded by the exons ATGAAAGTTATTCCGCAATTAGTTTTAATTGTAATACCGAGCTTTATCCGTACCGAAACCAGCTGTGGTGTTTCGGAGAGTGGCGATGATGGCCGTTTATTGGCTAACGAGACCTTCGAGCCCCGGGCCAGGAGAATCCGGCGGTTGTCGTCCGACTACGAGCGGGATTTAGTG ATGGATACAATTCAAGCAGCAGATTACCCGGCAAATGTGCACGTGGTCGTGACGAAGGATTCCTATATCCTCAAGCTGCATCGTATTCCGGATCCAGCCCTCGAGGAAGACACCGACGATGACAAAGTAGAGAGCGAATCCCCAACTGATAACGATGTTGCTACTTTTCGCGGAGTCGTTCTGCTAATGCACGGTATGTTTTCCACGGCAGCAGATTTCGTTGTTACTGGGCCGGAAAATGGACTCGCATTCATTCTCGCCGATGCCGGATACGATGTTTGGTTGGGGAACGCCCGTGGGACACGTTTTTCACGGAAAAATCTTAATCTAAACCCAAAATCTGCCGCGTTCTGGGATTTCAG CTGGCATGAAATTGGAATCAACGACCTACCGGCAATGATTGATTACATCCTGCTGCATACGAAGCAGCGCAAGCTATTCTACATTGGTCACAATCAAGGTGTGACTGCAATGCTGGCATTACTTTCTGAAAAACCAGCCTACAACCGGAAAATCATCGCCGTTACCGGTATGGCCCCGTTGGTGTTCTTGGGAAACGGAAATATTGCAGTTGCCCAACAACTAGCAAAATTCAACGATCAGCTCTGG CTCACCCTGAAGTCGCTCAACATCTTCGAATTGACCCCGTCggagaaagttttgaaattcttggggAGCACGGTCTGCTCGGAAGCGGTATTTACCGGTGCAATGTGTTTCGACTTACTGACAACCATCTTCGGATACTCCTCCGAGCAGGCGAAGCTACTGCTTCCCGGGTTGATGGACAACTTAGTAACTGGAATTTCAACCAAGCAACTGATTCACTACGGACAACTAATGGAGACAA GAAAATTTCAACAATTCGATTACAAAAACTTCGTCGAAAATTTCCAGCGATACAAGCAGGGAAAACCTCCATATTACGATCTGTCGAAAGTGACTATTCCCTTCACATTGTTCTACGGTACAAAAGACTTCTTCAGTTCCTCTAAG GATTTCAAGAAGTTGATTCGCTCTCTACCGAACGTGGCTACCTTCAACGAGATACCTGGCTGGACTCACATGGATTTTATTTACAACACGCAGATCTACGTAAATGTGTACAGCAAAATACTAGAATCGATGAAAAATTGCACAAATATTTGA